In Sphingobacterium sp. PCS056, the following proteins share a genomic window:
- a CDS encoding helix-turn-helix domain-containing protein gives MNNRQLTFAREYRGLSQSDLASNINGLSQSNLSKFEKGLGYLSDSIQRDIIEFLNFPKGFFDLKINNIVENANYRKRSGVTKGAVQTFELRCKLIGYIIDQMSEDIDWPEFTFSPLNVDEGYSPEYIASYTRKKLNLGQFDPVKNIFTLIESKGVIIYEIDATEKFDGVSFITDKGYPLIIINKSFSNDRKRFTLAHELGHLLMHNENNYPIPSYRDKEKEANNFASEFLMPDNAIKNSLRGLKFNDLGEYKRYWLTSMASIIRRAFTLGCIKQNEYTYFNIQMSRFGYSKIEPIQVYIDSPALFDKATKLFQVDLAYSNNELQDYLKLPMDILDEIILKENISKLKVIR, from the coding sequence ATGAATAATAGACAATTAACATTTGCCCGTGAATACAGAGGATTGAGTCAATCGGATTTAGCTAGTAATATTAACGGTTTATCTCAATCAAATTTATCAAAATTTGAAAAGGGATTGGGATATTTGTCAGATAGTATTCAGAGAGATATTATTGAGTTTTTAAATTTTCCAAAAGGATTTTTTGATTTGAAAATAAATAATATTGTTGAAAATGCAAATTATAGAAAGAGATCTGGCGTAACAAAAGGTGCTGTACAGACTTTTGAGCTAAGATGTAAATTAATAGGATATATTATAGATCAAATGTCAGAAGATATTGATTGGCCAGAATTTACTTTCTCCCCATTAAATGTGGATGAAGGTTATTCTCCTGAATACATAGCTTCTTACACAAGAAAGAAACTAAATTTAGGCCAATTTGATCCTGTTAAAAATATCTTTACTTTAATTGAAAGTAAAGGGGTAATTATATATGAAATTGATGCTACAGAAAAGTTTGATGGTGTCTCTTTTATAACAGATAAAGGATATCCTTTAATTATAATAAATAAATCTTTTTCTAATGATAGAAAGAGATTTACTCTTGCGCATGAGCTCGGACATCTTTTAATGCATAATGAGAATAATTATCCAATACCTTCATATAGAGATAAGGAAAAGGAAGCAAATAATTTTGCTTCAGAGTTTTTAATGCCAGATAATGCAATTAAAAATTCATTAAGAGGATTGAAGTTTAATGACTTAGGTGAGTATAAAAGATATTGGTTAACTTCTATGGCATCAATAATTAGAAGAGCTTTCACTTTGGGTTGTATCAAACAGAATGAGTACACGTACTTCAATATTCAGATGAGTAGATTTGGATATAGTAAAATTGAACCAATTCAAGTTTATATTGATAGCCCTGCTTTATTTGATAAAGCAACTAAATTATTTCAAGTTGATCTTGCTTATTCGAATAATGAGTTGCAAGATTACTTAAAATTACCAATGGATATTCTTGATGAAATTATATTGAAAGAAAATATAAGTAAACTTAAAGTAATTAGATAG
- a CDS encoding chlororespiratory reduction 6 domain-containing protein, with protein MEHDKYALINLVISKMEIDSLDFNDVLNTLTEMHETPKKYFNKLVLTIHGYDNDNREVYEIPEIRNFLQFLDRSFPYWFYYLNTDFPKEHSSHGILASCICEIDNIVQVGNVKNLEFDLESLETFVLNHFKYMNEIMEKEGCTEIEIKELSDRVLSKLM; from the coding sequence ATGGAACACGATAAATACGCGTTAATAAATTTAGTGATTTCTAAGATGGAAATTGATTCTTTAGATTTCAATGATGTTTTAAATACTTTAACGGAAATGCATGAAACACCAAAGAAGTATTTTAATAAGTTAGTACTGACAATTCATGGTTACGATAATGATAATAGAGAAGTTTACGAAATTCCGGAAATAAGGAATTTTCTTCAGTTTCTTGATCGTTCTTTTCCATATTGGTTTTATTATTTAAATACAGATTTTCCTAAAGAACATTCATCTCACGGTATTTTAGCAAGTTGTATTTGTGAAATAGACAATATTGTGCAAGTTGGAAACGTAAAAAATTTAGAATTCGATTTGGAATCATTAGAAACTTTTGTCTTAAATCACTTTAAGTATATGAACGAGATAATGGAGAAGGAGGGGTGTACAGAAATTGAAATTAAAGAATTAAGTGATCGAGTACTATCAAAATTGATGTAA